A genomic window from Paraburkholderia phytofirmans OLGA172 includes:
- a CDS encoding cupin domain-containing protein, giving the protein MEIKPKVQEEAVQINDIPWKAFPDALSKGGIRWKMLHASPEMGAWTAIFECPAGSSFNAHFHVGPGEYLLMKGRMDVRGGSEHGGDTVVAPAYGYESANARHDKTYFPVDSEFYMTFLGPLSFINEDGTPIVVVTWDEAQRAYAG; this is encoded by the coding sequence ATGGAAATCAAGCCGAAGGTTCAGGAAGAAGCAGTTCAAATCAATGACATTCCGTGGAAGGCTTTCCCCGACGCGCTTTCGAAAGGAGGCATCCGTTGGAAGATGTTGCACGCCTCGCCGGAAATGGGCGCATGGACCGCGATCTTCGAATGCCCCGCGGGCTCGTCGTTCAATGCGCATTTCCACGTCGGGCCGGGGGAATATCTGTTGATGAAGGGCCGAATGGATGTCCGAGGTGGAAGCGAACACGGGGGCGACACGGTTGTTGCTCCGGCTTACGGCTACGAGTCTGCCAACGCGCGACACGACAAAACCTACTTCCCCGTCGACAGCGAGTTCTACATGACCTTTCTGGGGCCACTCTCGTTCATCAATGAGGATGGCACACCCATCGTAGTCGTTACATGGGACGAAGCCCAGCGCGCGTACGCCGGATAA
- a CDS encoding alkene reductase, protein MSSSSLFSSLRMGRHALAHRVVMAPLTRMRATRPGNVPYELNATYYGQRASSGGLIIAEASQVTPFGQGVPASPGIHSAKQIAGWRLVTDAVHQKGGLIFLQLWHVGRISHSSLQPNGELPVAPSAIRPAGQAMTADFGSAPFETPRALATDEIPALVESFAQAARNAQAAGFDGVELHGANGYLLEQFLQSRSNQRTDAYGGTIENRARLLLEVTQAAADVFGADRVGVRLSPYGRAGDSGEAEPLPLYTYTIRELARYGLAYLHLIEPRSSGAGRADVDHQDVPSAAALFRPIWPGVLIAAGNFTPQTAEQAIDAGHADAIAFGRAFIANPDLPRRLKAGAPLSPYNRATFYGGDAKGYTDYPSLDNSMV, encoded by the coding sequence ATGTCGTCATCCTCACTGTTTTCCTCACTGCGGATGGGTCGTCACGCCCTCGCCCACCGCGTCGTCATGGCCCCGTTGACCAGGATGCGCGCCACCCGTCCCGGGAACGTGCCCTATGAGCTGAATGCCACATACTACGGGCAGCGCGCATCGAGCGGCGGTTTGATCATTGCGGAAGCATCTCAAGTGACACCGTTCGGTCAAGGCGTCCCTGCCAGCCCAGGGATTCATTCCGCGAAGCAAATTGCGGGTTGGCGACTGGTCACCGACGCCGTCCATCAAAAGGGCGGATTGATCTTCCTCCAGCTTTGGCACGTGGGCCGCATCTCACACTCGTCGCTGCAACCGAACGGCGAGTTGCCGGTCGCGCCGTCCGCCATCCGGCCGGCAGGACAGGCCATGACCGCCGACTTCGGAAGCGCGCCATTCGAAACGCCGCGCGCACTTGCGACCGATGAAATCCCGGCGCTCGTCGAATCCTTCGCGCAGGCTGCCCGCAATGCACAGGCCGCCGGTTTCGACGGTGTCGAACTACATGGGGCCAACGGCTACCTTCTTGAGCAGTTCCTTCAATCACGAAGCAATCAACGCACCGACGCGTATGGCGGGACGATCGAAAATCGCGCAAGGTTATTGCTGGAAGTAACCCAGGCCGCGGCCGACGTGTTTGGCGCGGACCGGGTGGGCGTGCGCTTGTCCCCGTATGGAAGAGCCGGCGACAGCGGTGAAGCCGAACCGCTGCCGCTCTATACCTACACGATCCGCGAACTCGCCAGGTACGGGCTCGCCTATTTGCACCTGATCGAACCTCGCTCAAGCGGTGCCGGACGTGCAGACGTCGATCATCAGGACGTGCCTTCCGCAGCGGCGCTCTTTCGCCCGATCTGGCCGGGCGTCCTGATCGCGGCCGGCAACTTCACGCCGCAGACGGCCGAACAGGCCATCGACGCCGGACATGCGGATGCCATCGCATTCGGCCGCGCCTTTATCGCCAATCCGGATTTGCCTCGGCGACTGAAAGCGGGCGCGCCACTGAGTCCGTACAACCGAGCCACTTTTTACGGCGGCGATGCGAAAGGCTACACCGACTATCCATCACTCGACAATTCCATGGTTTGA